Proteins encoded together in one Cicer arietinum cultivar CDC Frontier isolate Library 1 chromosome 4, Cicar.CDCFrontier_v2.0, whole genome shotgun sequence window:
- the LOC113786134 gene encoding probable polygalacturonase produces MPSPRFGNSYVMSVISLVLVLGSIAESRVVNSKIENFDYPAINCRKHSAVLTDFGAVGDGKTSNTKAFNDAINKLSQYANDGGAQLIVPPGKWLTGSFNLTSHFTLFLQKGAVILGSQVESEWPKLPILPSYGGGKYAPNERFSSLIFGTHLTDVIITGNHLIK; encoded by the exons ATGCCGAGTCCAAGATTTGGAAATTCCTAT GTTATGAGTGTGATCTCTTTAGTTCTAGTATTAGGATCAATAGCAGAAAGCAGAGTAGTGAATTCTAAAATAGAGAACTTTGATTATCCTGCTATCAATTGCAGAAAACACAGTGCAGTTTTGACAGATTTTGGTGCTGTTGGTGATGGAAAAACCTCTAACACAAAGGCATTTAATGATGCAATAAACAAACTTAGCCAATATGCAAATGATGGTGGTGCACAACTTATTGTTCCACCTGGAAAATGGCTTACTGGTAGTTTCAATCTCACAAGTCATTTCACTCTTTTTCTCCAAAAGGGTGCTGTCATTCTTGGATCTCAG GTTGAATCAGAATGGCCTAAACTTCCAATTCTACCATCttatggaggaggaaaatatgCACCTAATGAAAGGTTTAGCAGTCTCATTTTTGGAACTCATCTCACTGATGTTATAATTACTGGTAATCATTTAATTAAGTAA